A DNA window from Paraclostridium bifermentans contains the following coding sequences:
- a CDS encoding ABC transporter ATP-binding protein: MKSKIESRFTPRKKPKNTRKTILRLLKYFNNEKKTLILISILVFLDCLIVILIPLLIGKCIDIIDMNVLGKSIFKITLGALISFYLIDSVVSLFKEFIIINMSQRVIKKIRSSVFSKLQTLPIAYFDEHKNGDLMSRITNDIDNISSGISSSIAQIITSIITIFGTVIMMFILSPQLTILSIITMPLVIILSKFIARRSKSFFKNQQIELGLLNSHIEENIKNMNVIKSFNYEEDSVESFNEINDRLLRESLKAQIYSSLLMPMMNVITNISFTLISVAGAYLSIKNIITVGTIATFLSYTKQFTRPLNELANLFNTFQISIAGCERVFEILDEEVKEKHVIKGVKSKDMLKGDIEFKNVWFKYGKGDYILKDLNFKIKDGTSNAIIGTTGSGKTTIINLINRLYEHDKGKILIGGYDINDYDKEYFNNSLSIVLQDIYLFNGTILDNIKYSKLDATKEDVIDACKISNSHSFIMKLKNNYDTWIEEGGDSLSIGQKQLISISRAILKESPILILDEATSSIDTNTERKIQEAIKYAMKDKTSIIIAHRLSTIRYCDNIMVVDKGVIAESGTHEQLMNKKGIYYDSICSLNGDNMN, encoded by the coding sequence ATGAAAAGTAAGATTGAAAGTAGATTTACGCCAAGGAAGAAACCTAAAAATACGAGAAAGACAATTTTAAGACTTTTAAAATATTTTAATAATGAGAAAAAGACATTAATATTAATAAGTATTTTAGTTTTTTTAGATTGTTTAATTGTTATATTAATCCCCCTTTTAATAGGAAAGTGCATAGATATAATAGATATGAATGTACTTGGAAAATCTATATTTAAAATAACATTGGGAGCTTTAATTAGTTTTTATCTAATTGACTCAGTTGTAAGTTTATTTAAGGAATTTATAATAATAAATATGTCTCAAAGGGTCATAAAAAAAATACGATCATCTGTTTTTTCAAAGCTCCAAACATTGCCTATTGCATATTTTGATGAACATAAAAATGGAGATTTAATGAGTAGGATAACTAATGATATTGATAATATAAGTAGTGGAATATCAAGTTCAATAGCTCAGATAATTACATCTATTATAACTATTTTTGGAACCGTAATTATGATGTTTATATTAAGCCCTCAGCTTACAATATTAAGTATAATTACAATGCCTCTGGTTATTATACTAAGCAAATTTATTGCGAGAAGAAGTAAGTCATTTTTTAAAAACCAACAAATAGAATTAGGGTTATTAAATTCACATATAGAAGAAAATATAAAAAATATGAATGTAATAAAATCTTTTAACTATGAAGAAGACTCAGTAGAAAGCTTTAATGAAATAAATGATAGGCTTTTAAGAGAATCTTTAAAAGCACAGATATATAGTTCGCTACTTATGCCTATGATGAATGTTATTACAAACATATCATTTACGCTTATTTCAGTAGCAGGGGCATACCTCTCAATAAAGAATATAATAACTGTAGGAACTATAGCTACATTTTTAAGTTATACAAAGCAATTTACTAGGCCTTTAAATGAACTTGCAAATTTATTTAATACATTTCAGATATCAATAGCTGGATGCGAAAGAGTTTTTGAAATATTAGATGAAGAGGTAAAAGAAAAACATGTAATTAAAGGTGTTAAAAGTAAAGATATGTTAAAAGGGGATATAGAATTTAAAAATGTATGGTTTAAATATGGAAAAGGTGATTATATATTAAAGGATTTAAACTTTAAAATTAAAGATGGAACAAGCAATGCCATAATAGGTACGACTGGAAGTGGCAAAACAACTATTATAAATCTTATAAATAGATTATATGAGCATGATAAAGGAAAGATTTTAATAGGAGGATATGATATTAACGATTATGATAAAGAATACTTTAACAACTCTTTATCAATTGTATTACAAGATATATACTTATTTAATGGGACGATTTTAGACAATATAAAGTATTCAAAATTAGATGCTACAAAGGAAGATGTAATTGATGCATGTAAAATCTCTAATTCGCATAGTTTCATAATGAAATTAAAAAACAATTATGATACATGGATAGAAGAAGGCGGAGATAGTTTAAGTATAGGACAAAAACAATTAATAAGTATATCAAGAGCTATACTGAAAGAATCACCAATATTGATTTTAGATGAGGCTACAAGCAGTATAGACACTAATACAGAAAGAAAAATACAAGAAGCTATAAAATATGCGATGAAAGACAAAACCAGTATAATAATAGCACATAGATTAAGCACTATAAGATATTGCGATAACATAATGGTAGTAGATAAAGGGGTAATAGCTGAAAGTGGAACGCATGAGCAATTAATGAATAAAAAAGGCATTTACTACGATAGTATATGCTCACTAAATGGAGACAACATGAATTAA
- a CDS encoding ABC transporter ATP-binding protein — MRHFMVYMKKYFVLFILGIVLVSFEAICDLMQPTILANVIDIGIANKDMNYLINKGFLMVVITIAGAVFAILRSIISTNVSQKFARDLRSDIFEHINSYSFENIDKITKGSLITRSTNDINQIQQFVNGLMRIIIKAPILCIGSFILAMKLNLKLSIVLLVGIIIIFGIIIINLNIGTPYFKKVQISLDNLNSNLRQYLCNIRIVKLFNRVKYEEEKFENVNMDLLEVTEKAMKISTVFKPTITLISNIIIAAILYLGSKLILKNEIEVGVIVAYINYIGRILTSLLMIAHIFNVFIRAKASSERVIEVLDTQNDIDKRGNIKIDISGSLEFKNVNFSYTDNEKVLNDISFKINQGEHIGIIGPTGSGKTTLISLIMKFYKIDKGILNIDGNDINDLDSKNLREYIGLVPQKSTLFNKTIINNIKMGNRKASLDKVIDICKICECDEFIKNFEGGYEQMVGENGANLSGGQKQRVCIARALIKNPKILILDDSFSAMDIKTENRIKNNIKNYLDNTTYIVVSQKISSILDMDKIIVLENGKIVGFDNHSSLLKQCDMYKEIYNSQISPDV; from the coding sequence GTGAGACACTTTATGGTTTATATGAAAAAATATTTTGTTTTATTTATTTTAGGCATAGTGTTGGTTAGCTTTGAAGCTATTTGTGATTTGATGCAACCTACGATACTGGCTAACGTTATAGATATAGGTATAGCAAATAAAGATATGAATTATCTGATAAACAAAGGATTTTTAATGGTAGTGATAACAATAGCAGGAGCCGTTTTTGCTATTTTAAGAAGTATAATTTCAACAAATGTATCTCAAAAATTTGCTAGAGATTTAAGGAGCGATATATTTGAACATATAAATTCATACTCATTTGAGAATATAGATAAAATAACAAAAGGATCTTTAATAACTAGGAGTACCAATGATATTAACCAAATACAACAATTTGTAAATGGATTAATGCGAATTATAATAAAAGCTCCTATACTTTGCATAGGTAGTTTTATATTGGCTATGAAGCTAAATTTAAAACTTTCAATAGTATTATTAGTTGGTATAATTATTATATTTGGCATAATTATCATAAATTTAAATATAGGAACACCTTATTTTAAGAAAGTTCAAATATCTTTAGACAATTTAAATTCAAATTTAAGGCAATATCTATGTAACATAAGAATCGTTAAGTTATTTAATAGGGTAAAGTATGAAGAAGAAAAATTTGAAAATGTGAACATGGATTTATTAGAAGTAACTGAAAAAGCTATGAAAATTAGTACTGTATTTAAACCAACAATAACTTTAATTTCAAATATAATAATAGCAGCTATATTATATTTAGGATCAAAATTAATTTTAAAAAATGAAATTGAAGTAGGTGTTATTGTAGCTTATATAAATTATATAGGGCGAATATTAACTTCATTGCTTATGATAGCTCATATTTTTAATGTCTTTATAAGAGCAAAAGCGTCTAGTGAAAGAGTTATAGAAGTTTTAGATACTCAAAATGATATAGATAAGAGAGGAAATATAAAAATAGATATCAGTGGTAGTTTAGAATTTAAAAATGTGAATTTTTCATATACTGATAATGAGAAAGTATTAAACGATATAAGTTTCAAAATAAATCAAGGAGAACATATAGGTATAATTGGACCAACAGGAAGCGGAAAAACAACCTTAATAAGTTTAATAATGAAATTTTATAAAATAGACAAAGGAATTTTAAATATAGATGGAAATGATATAAATGACTTGGATAGCAAAAACTTAAGAGAGTATATTGGATTAGTTCCACAAAAAAGTACTTTGTTTAATAAAACTATAATTAATAATATAAAAATGGGAAATAGAAAAGCTTCATTAGATAAGGTTATAGACATATGCAAAATATGTGAATGTGATGAATTTATAAAGAATTTTGAAGGTGGATATGAACAAATGGTTGGAGAAAATGGAGCTAATTTATCAGGAGGGCAAAAGCAAAGAGTCTGTATAGCTAGAGCATTAATAAAAAATCCTAAAATTTTAATTTTAGATGATTCATTTAGTGCTATGGACATAAAAACTGAAAATAGAATTAAAAACAACATAAAAAACTACCTAGATAATACTACATACATAGTGGTTTCTCAAAAGATTAGTTCTATATTAGATATGGATAAAATAATAGTTTTAGAAAATGGGAAAATAGTCGGTTTTGATAATCATAGCAGTCTATTAAAACAATGTGATATGTATAAAGAAATATATAACTCTCAAATATCGCCAGATGTATAA